Proteins from one Rhinopithecus roxellana isolate Shanxi Qingling chromosome 18, ASM756505v1, whole genome shotgun sequence genomic window:
- the CSNK1A1L gene encoding casein kinase I, translated as MANNSGSKAELVVGGKYKLVRKIGSGSFGDVYLGITTTNGEEVAVKLESQKAKHPQLLYESKLYTILQGGVGIPHMHWYGQEKDSNVLVMDLLGPSLEDLFNFCSRRFTMKTVLMLADQMISRIEYVHTKNFLHRDIKPDNFLMGTGRHCNKLFLIDFGLAKKYRDNRTRQHIPYREDKHLIGTVRYASINAHLGIEQSRRDDMESLGYVFMYFNRTSLPWQGLKAITKKQKYEKISEKKMSTPVEVLCKGFPAEFAMYLNYCRGLRFEEVPDYMYLRQLFRILFRTLNHQYDYTFDWTMLKQKAAQQAASSSGQGQQAQTQTGKQTEKNKNNVKDN; from the coding sequence ATGGCAAACAACAGCGGCTCCAAGGCCGAACTCGTTGTAGGAGGGAAATACAAACTGGTGCGGAAGATCGGGTCTGGCTCCTTCGGAGACGTTTATCTGGGGATCACCACCACCAATGGCGAGGAAGTAGCGGTGAAGCTGGAATCTCAGAAGGCCAAGCACCCCCAGTTGTTGTATGAGAGCAAACTCTACACGATTCTTCAAGGTGGAGTTGGCATCCCCCACATGCACTGGTACGGTCAGGAAAAAGACAGCAATGTGCTAGTCATGGACCTTCTGGGACCCAGCCTCGAAGACCTCTTTAATTTCTGTTCAAGAAGGTTCACCATGAAAACTGTACTTATGTTAGCCGACCAGATGATCAGCAGAATTGAATATGTGCATACAAAGAATTTTCTACACCGAGACATTAAACCAGATAACTTCCTGATGGGTACTGGGCGCCACTGTAATAAGTTGTTCCTTATTGATTTTGGTTTGGCCAAAAAGTACAGAGACAACAGGACTAGGCAACACATACCGTACAGAGAAGATAAACACCTCATTGGCACTGTCCGATATGCCAGCATCAATGCACATCTTGGTATTGAGCAGAGCCGCCGAGATGACATGGAATCCTTAGGCTacgttttcatgtattttaatagAACCAGCCTGCCGTGGCAAGGACTAAAGGctataacaaaaaaacaaaaatatgaaaaaattagtgAGAAGAAGATGTCCACCCCTGTTGAAGTTTTATGTAAGGGGTTTCCTGCAGAATTCGCCATGTACTTGAACTACTGTCGTGGGCTGCGCTTTGAGGAAGTCCCAGATTACATGTATCTGAGGCAGCTATTCCGCATTCTTTTCAGGACCCTGAACCACCAATATGACTACACATTTGATTGGACGATGTTAAAGCAGAAAGCAGCACAGCAAGCAGCTTCTTCCAGTGGGCAGGGTCAGCAGGCTCAAACCCAGACAGGCAagcaaactgaaaaaaacaagaataatgtGAAAGATAACTAA